The Nicotiana sylvestris chromosome 6, ASM39365v2, whole genome shotgun sequence genomic sequence GATCTTAGCTGAAATGTATAGCGCTCTAGATCGGTGCAAACAAGGATTCGGGCACTTTGAAGGTTGTAATTTGTTACTGCAAGTCTGGTTATTAGAACATTTTCAGAGGGGAGAATATCGCCAAGAGCTTCTATGACGACCGCTGAATGACTACATAGCATACCATCACCCAAAGAAAATGACATTTATCCTAGACAGGTTTGCACAACCTGGAAATACTATGAGTTGGGTACGTTTCTTTAGCAATTTGACGACAAGAAGGTACATTGGACATTTGAATGGTTTCCTAGCAGTAAGTACATTATCAGGTCAAGAGAGACTACTCATCCGGTACTGATCGGGTTGAGGGGTATCTATCCTTATGCTCCTATGAGGGTAATGAGACAAGCCGGGAGAAAATAGGTTATACCTCGGGTTTCCAACATGGTCTAGTACAAAGCATATTTTAATGGGGACATCATTCCATTGAAGTTCGAGGCACATCATATGTGGAACCAGAAGGTCATTGTGGAAAATgatactattgagccagacaggtatcatgcaggtCATGTATACTTCCACCCATCATGGTTGGTGGACGACATAGTAGGAGACATCAAGCCAGGAATTAATATGAAGAATGGGATCATAAATGACGCCTCTGAAGCACATGTCAAGTAGAGGAGGTTATGCAAAAGGGTCTTCAAGTCTGAAGCTAGGCATATGGAACAACACAAAGTGGATATGGAAGTAATCAACGAATGGAGGGAAATTGCCACTCAATCAACATAGAAATTGGAATATTTGGAACACGGGTTGATGGAGCTTGAGGGAAAGATGAGGAAGAGGCTTTCAGATTGTCAAAACACGGATGGCAGTGAAAGAGGGCATCTAGCAAAGGGTTGCCTATTGTTGGATATGCACGACCTAGGTAATCTGATTGATGGAGTCTAGAGAGACAAGCacggggaaggtccttctgggaccaagaaGATTAGGAAATGATGTTCTTTACTGATTTTTAGCTTAGTTTTAGATTTCGATTGTAATAAGGCAAATGTCATTAGTAACTTTCTTATTATTGTCGATTTAGTAAGGATTTGATTCATTTTTTCATTATTGGAATGATACAATTATTGGCATCAATTTTCTCCAACTCTATGTgtcgcttaggcctacctcgggcacaatgaggtcccCCAAATTAGGACGTGAATTATTACGTGATTTTGCAAAACATATTTAATATTGCAAGCATTCTTTCAATATCAATTactgacttggttacctttttgttttttttatattttgattattcccattccccaaggttggttcgtgcatactTGCATCATCCTAATATCACACTAAATCCAGAGGtactccacctcctcctccaccaAGTGATCCTAAAGGCAGAagcaaagggaaaggaaaaatggACAATTTAAGCAATTTTAGAAAAGACAACGCTACTATGGCAGAAAACGttgaaacttcagatggtcgaAGTACTCTGGCACAGAACGAATTGGTCTTACGCCTGGAATAGAAAATCCTGGAAAACTTGGCAAACATTTCCTTCACCATAAACGTCCCTGTTATGAACCAATAAAATCCAAATGCCCAAAACCCGGCACCATCCCaaaacacacagaaccaaaaaTCCATCGTTGAATCCTCCCGCACCACATCAATACACCACACCTCCTCAGAACCATAACCCTTCACCGGTACCTACTCCTCAACAAGACCATCATCATCCAACTCAATACCCACAAACCACCACTTATCACACTTTCCAGAATGTACCACAGCCTACTCCTGAtccccaaaactcaaccaatgaccaccctTATGCCCAGATTCCCGTAGTTCATCAAAGCAATCtcatatatgtggaaactgtaACCCACGCCCCACAACAAACCCTATATGTATCGGAATCAACCGAAAAGGACCTACTCATCAAGAAAATGGtggaagaactcaagaagcttaGTGGCAGAGTTAAGATTGTCGAAGGTGGTAAGGGAAttgaaggtttgaattatgaggaCTTGTGCATTCAACCAGATGTGGAACTACCAGCGTCTTACAAACCTTCCAAGTTCGAAATATTCGATAGAACTAGTGATCTGAAGGTATATTTAAGGACATATTGTGACAAACTTGTAGGAGTGGGAAAATATGAATGAATTcatatgaagttgttcatgagaaGCCTcaaaggagatgctttgtcttggtatatcagttaGAACCCGAAAAACGTGGGTTAATTGGGTGAGCATGGCGTTAGATTTCATGGACAAaatcaggttcaacacagaaaatgcaccggatgttttctacattcaaaatctcTTGAATAAGCTAATAGAagctttccgcgagtatgctactcgatggaaaTCTAAAGCTGCAAAGGTAAGGCCAGCTcttgaagaagaacaaatgaataactTCTTCGTTAGAGCTCAAGACCcccagtactatgaaaggctgatggtTATTAAAAACCATAAATTCTATGACaccatcaagctgggagaaagaatagaagaaggaatTAAGAGTGGAATGGTGACAAATTTGAAGCACTGCAGGCCACAAATAAAGCCTTACAATCAGGAGGTATCTCGAAGAAGAACGAGGTAGGTGTTGTGATGGTAGCCCAAGATCCAAAGTCTcatctcacataccaaacacctccacccacatactaACCCTCACCCCCCAGATACCAATAACCTGCTACCACTTACCACGCCTATAACACCCAACCCGCATATTATTACTCACCACCACCTGCCGGCCAAAATTACTGAAAACCAAGACCAAAATTCTACCACAGACCACTCAGACAATACACTCCAATTGCTGAACCCATAGACCAGCTATATGAGAGATTGAAGGTTGCTGGCTATGTCACTCCCATTCCTGCTGTTGATATGGAAAATTCTTCTCAGTGGATTAATCCAAATAAGATATGTGCCTATCACGCAGGCATGAAGggtcataccattgatgagtgtcgcacattgaaagataagatccagacattaATCGATGCTAAGGACACAAAGCAAATGAGGCTACACTCAATATTCGTAACAATCCTCTCCAGGACCACAGAGGTGATGGAGTGAATGTGATAGAGACTAATGAAGAATGGGATGCAGAGGGGTAAATTAGACTCATTCGAGAGGGGGATGATCCTAAAACATCTCCAATCACCCTTATGCAAGCACCACTTGAACTCGAGGTAACCACACCCTTCACTGTGATGGTATCACCCATGCCATTGTACAAGTCTGATATTATAGCATGGGATTATGTTGcagaagcaaggaggaaaggaaaagaaaaaatggaagataCAGGTGCCGCACAAGGCATGACTACAAATGGCAGGGTTTATACACTAGAGCTCTTAGGAGGAACAAGAAAAGAAGCTGCATCTAAGCCGCCTGTTATTGAGACTGGCCCTGATGACCTTTAGTGAAAACAAGCGAGAGAGTACTCTGTAgttgaccatttgaacaaaactCCCGCTCAGATATCTATCTTGTCACTGCTGCAAAACTTTGAGAAACACAGGAATGCCTTGATAAAAATGTTGAATAAAGCTATGTACCCACCAACACCACTAGtggggaaatggccaacatggtcgggcAAGtattggaaagccacaaaatctcTTTTCATGAACACAAACTGCCACAGGAAGGACTAAGTCACAACAGGGCACTACATATCACAGTACAATTTGAGCATAAGTTCATCGCCAGGGTCCtgatagatgggggttcaagtcTCAATATATGTTCACTGACTACTCTGAAGAGGTTGGGTAAAGGCCTGCACGATATACGAGCAGGAAGTATGAATATGAAGGCGTTTGATGGATCTCAAAGAGCCACAATTGGAGAAATCAACCTCAGCCTACGAATGGGCACAACCtggtttgattttgagtttcaagtgttggatataTCTGCTACATATAATctattgttgggacgaccctggatacATGCCGCTAGGGCAGTGACCTCTAATCTGTATCAGgctgtgaagtttgaatggaaccatcaggaggtgatcatccaTAGGGATGGGATTAATCCCAATTATACCAATCAGACTGTTCCAGTCATCGAGAATAGGAAGAAGTTAGGTGGAGAAACATATCACCGCATTGAGCGCGTCAACGCAATTGAaaaggacaaatggtggagtaacagGATGGAAAGCATACTACTATGGACGGTATATGAACCTAGCAAAGGTCTCGGTAAGAATCTCGAAGGGATCACCAAACTAGTACAACTGAAGCGTCACGGTACAAAGTTTGGGCTTGGATATAAATATACTTGGCACGATTACCAGAATTGGTCGCCACTATGACGTGGTCCTTATTATCCGCTGGAACAACAGGTATCACATTTACACCAGACATTTCATCAAGCTGACATGATGTGGGGTCTGAGGAAGACGAAGCCTTAGCTGGAAGACATTACCATTCAGACCGCTaaaaagggagttgttctcaagaactAGATTGTTGCACTATCCAGGGCCCGTCGAGTTcctaggtagcttggcaattAGCATCAATTATTTTTAAAGCAATTTTTGAGCATCTAAGACATTTttagtattttgttttgaaataattgctcgagtcatcgagccgtacttatTGGCATTTTCaagattttattaatgcattgctatttgtagtatttattattattctttacaTTTTCTCTCTATAGCAGTATTATTACCTATCCCGATGAACTTacaactgtgacatgtaatgagacaacggaacataaggatagtgattaAGAGGATTTGGAAGATGAtataatacctgaggaaattgtcagagaagcGGAAAACtttgaaaacaagcctaagtCTAATTTAGACAATATTGAGGCAGTTAACTTGGGGGGATTCCGAAACAGTCAAGGAAACATACGTAAGCATTCACCTATTACCATTAGAGAAGGAGAAATACACTAGATTTCTAATCGACTATGAAGATGTTTTCGCATGGTGTTACGACgatatgactggtttgagcacatccatagtggatCACAAGCTACCAACTAATCCcacgtgtccaccggtaaagcagaagctcagaaagtttaagtcGGACATGAGTTTGAAGATAAAAGAGGAATTCACCAAGaaaatcaaagccaaggttcttagAGTGATTGAATATATGACTTGGttggccaacatcgtgccagttccgaagaaagatgggaaaatcagaatgtgtgttgattaccgagaTTTAAATAGGGCGAGTCCTAAAGATGATTTTCCGCTGCCCAATATACACATACTGATCaacaactgtgccaaacatgagctccagtcttttgtggattgcttcgcggggtatcatcagatcttgatggatgaagaggatgccgaaaaGATAGCCTTTATCACACCATGGGGGATGTACTACTATAaaatgatgtcatttgatttTAAGAATACCggagccacttacatgagagccatgacaaccattttccatgacatgatacacacgaaaatagaggtgtacgtggatgatggcATCATCAAATCCAGAAGAAGCATAGATcatatagcagacttgaggaaattctttgatcgGCTTcgaaggtacaatttgaaactgaatcctgcaaagtgtgccttCGAAATCTCTACCAAAAaattgctaggattcatcgtcagtcgccgAGGGATTGAATTAGACCCCTCAAAGATAAAAGCTATCCAGGACTTACCGCCTTTGAAGAATAAGTAAGATGTAAAGAGATTTTTAGGgcgtctcaactacatcagtcatTTCATAGAACAATACCATGATCTGTGAGCCGATCTTCAAAAtgctaaagaaagatgttgcaacAAGCTGGACTGAAGAATGCCAGAAAGCCTTCGATAAAATCAAAGAGTATTTATCTAAACCACCTGTTCTGGTCCCACTAGAACTAGGAAGAACTTTGCTAATTTATTTGTCCGTACTAGATGGGGCTCTTGGTTatgttctaggacaacatgatgtgactggaagaaaggagcaagcaaTATATTGTCTGAGTAAGAAACTCACACCTTACGAAGCCCGGTACTTTTTGCTGGAGCGCACCTGCTACGCTTTGACATGGATAACTCAAAATTTGAGCCTTTATTTCTGTGCAtacaccacatatctcatatcaatgaTGGACCCGCTGAAATAcatcttccagaaacccatgtCTACGGGAACATTAGAAAAATGGCAGATATTGCTGCATGAGTTcaacatcatctatgtaactcagaaggcggtcaaagggcaagcgttggcaaatcatttagcagaaaatcctatagacgGAGAATATGAACcatttgaaaacgtattttcccgacaaGAATGTATCGTTTGTAGGAAAAGATATCACCGAAGCATATGATGGGTGGAGAATGTTCTTCAACGGAGTTGcaaaacttcaaaggagtgggtatcAGAGCtgtcttagtatcagaaaccggccaacaCTATCCAGTATCAGCAAAACTCAGGTTTCCATGTACCAATAATATggtagaatatgaggcttgcatcttaggactcagtttggccattgacatgaatgttcaggAGTCCATGGTGATTGGAGATTACGATCTTTTGATGCACCAAGTTTTAGGAGAATAGGCTACCAAGAAcaccaagatattgccatatttgtACTATGTACAAGAGCTGATCAAGAGTTCCACAAAGATAGAGTTCAAACATGTTCCGAAGATTCAGAACGAGTTtgcagatgcattggccactttatcttccatgatacaacacccagacaAGAACTTTATCGATCCTATCCTAATAGGAATTCGTAAACAACTGGCTTATTGTGCTCTCGTTGAAGAAGAAAGTGATGGAAATTtgtggttccatgacatcaaggagtacttggaAAAGGGAGAGTATCTGGAACACGTAACTCATAAGAAGAAACGCACACTCTGAAGGTTAGCCAACCATTTCTTTTAAAGCAGAGGAATTCTGTATATAAGGACTCCATACCTGGGATTATTACGGTGTGTCGATGCGAAGGAAACATCCAGATTGCTCGAGAAAATACATGCCAGAACCTGCGAACCGCACACGAATGCCTTtctcttagccaagaaaatactaagagcatgatttttctggatgactatggaaacagactgcatcaagTATGTCCAGAAGTGTCACCAGATACATGCTGATATGAAACGAGTGCCACCCAATGAACTCAATGCCACAAATGCACCCTGGCCTTTcttcgcttggggcatggatgtcatcggtccaatTGAAACTGCTGCTTCAgatgggcataggttcattctagtagccatagactatttcacaaagtgggttgaggccgcATTTTACATAGCTGTAACTAAGAAGGTCGTTGCAGATTTTGTTCGGGATTGCATTATTTGTCGATTTGGTGTACCAGAGTCAGTCATCACCgacaatgccgccaatctcaacagtgatttaatgaaggccatgtgtgaaactttcaagattaaGCATAAGAATTACATCGCAAACAGGCCACAAATGAAcggagtcgtagaagccgccaacaataacatcaagaagatactaaggaaaatggtatataattacaaacaatggcacgagaagcttcCATTTGCTTTACTCGGGTATCGTACCAtggttcgcacatcaactggggcgaCTCCCGACCTATTGGTTTATGGAATTGAAGCCGTTATTCCTACTGAAGTAGAAATCATTTCtctaagaatcatacaagaagttgagccCAGCGACGCAGAATGGGTATAGAGTTGCTATGAACAAATGGCTCTCattgatggaaaaagaatgaatgcagtatgttATGGTCAACTCCTCTAGAATAGAATGccaagagctttcaacaaaaaggtcagaCCAAGGCAATTCACATCGGGGCAGTTAGTGCTAAAGCGGATCTTCCCATATCAGGacgaagccaaggggaagttcttaCTCAAAtggcaaggtccctacatggttcatcgagtactaacaggaggatCACTCATACTTGCGGAAATGACGGAGAgatttggccaaaacctatcaactcaaacgcagtcaagagatactatgtttaggattgtttacatttcttcacttgatgtaactgaactacgcttgacctgattcccctttaagaggggatacatagacAACCCTGTGGGTTCGGTTCGGTTCATCTAAATTATTTGATATCACATACTACTACATTTCAAATAACTATATTTTTTGCATACAATTTATCAAATGCatgcatattttttgaaaactttgTTGCTATAACGGCGAGATATAGCCCAGGTAACTCAAACAGGATCTCAAGAAAAGAGTAAGGACTGAGCAAGAAGACAAAAGCACGAACAAACCTTTCCCCCCATAAAACTCACAATTTCTCTTTGGATGCAGTCACGATAAGACAACAGTATCCGCAGATACATCAATTCACTACCTTCATGATGACAAATTACCTAgcccaaacacctccacctaagAAATACTTTACTTTCTcactattgtgagcacgtgatttttgccctatgagaactactcccaaaaattcaaaataaaatggttttgtgttgtttgtaatt encodes the following:
- the LOC138871188 gene encoding uncharacterized protein, with the translated sequence MLKKDVATSWTEECQKAFDKIKEYLSKPPVLVPLELGRTLLIYLSVLDGALGYVLGQHDVTGRKEQAIYCLSKKLTPYEARYFLLERTCYALTWITQNLSLYFCAYTTYLISMMDPLKYIFQKPMSTGTLEKWQILLHEFNIIYEKISPKHMMGGECSSTELQNFKGVGIRAVLVSETGQHYPVSAKLRFPCTNNMVEYEACILGLSLAIDMNVQESMSSTKIEFKHVPKIQNEFADALATLSSMIQHPDKNFIDPILIGIRKQLAYCALVEEESDGNLWFHDIKEYLEKGEYLEHVTHKKKRTL